The sequence CAGTATTTGGTCATTTTTAAGAAATCCTAAAAGCATGTATATAGCTGAAAAAAAACCAGGTATAAAATGGATTTTCACAAAAGAGACAAAAAAAATAGGAACACTAGTATGTCATAACGCAACAACCAACTTTAGAGGAAGGCAATACACTGTTTGGTATACTCCAGAAATACCACTACCCTATGGGCCTTGGAAATTCACTGGTTTACCTGGATTAGTCTTAGAAGCTTATGATGCAGATTTTTTTGTTTACTTTTACTTCAAAAATATAGAGTATCCTTTAAAAAAAGAAATTAAAATTGATTTCATCAAAGAATCTCCTGATAGTGAGTTTTTAAAATGGCATACTTACGACGATTATCTTAAAATTGCTAAATTAGACATTGAATCCGATTTTGAAAAAATGCTAGTTGTAGCCAAAGACTTAGGGACTTTCACTCCGATTAAACCAGAAATGGATAAAAGATATATTGAAATTGCAGAATAAAAACATGAAACAAGCGCATTTACAATTACTGTTCTTACTACTTACATCACTATTAAATGCACAAGAAAAACAAGGGATCGTGAACTACGGCTATATTAAAAGTTTAATTTATGGTCAAAAACAAGGTGAAGAATATAAAGCGCAATTACTTTTTGACAGCAAGCATTCTTATTTTGTTACACAAAAAGACTCATTAGAAGACTCTGAAAACAACTTAGCTGTGCCAATCATTTCAGAAGCCAATGAAGAAGGCGGAACAAACGAATCTATAAATATCAGAGGCTCAAGGCTAATTACAAACTATGTAGGTAATCAGGTATATTTTGACAGAGAAAAAGACACCTTATGGTCTTACGTTATGGGAATGGGTAATATTTATATCAAAGAAAAAAAGCCTACTATCAATTGGACATTTGAAAAGGACACTAAAAAAATAGGTGTTTTTACCTGTAAAAAAGCTACAGCAACATTTAAAGGAAGAGACTATACTGTTTGGTACACTACAGCAATCCCAATTCCCTATGGTCCTTGGAAACTAAATGGATTGCCT is a genomic window of Flavobacterium jumunjinense containing:
- a CDS encoding GLPGLI family protein, with product MKQAHLQLLFLLLTSLLNAQEKQGIVNYGYIKSLIYGQKQGEEYKAQLLFDSKHSYFVTQKDSLEDSENNLAVPIISEANEEGGTNESINIRGSRLITNYVGNQVYFDREKDTLWSYVMGMGNIYIKEKKPTINWTFEKDTKKIGVFTCKKATATFKGRDYTVWYTTAIPIPYGPWKLNGLPGLVLEGYDSEYKIYFYFKNIEYPLKKKIKIDFIKQDVEERFTQWFGYKTYLKHAKYLIEEQHERSLIIAKKHPKFLPTKQKIEELRIEIAE
- a CDS encoding GLPGLI family protein codes for the protein MKQTAIRILFLFFTTLLNAQEKQGIINYGYIKSLHIGNKNGDEFNAQLLFNNNQSYFVTEKDSLETNFNHNEQIQTNQLGSEENSTNEIKTIGNSSFLTTHTGSQVFYDRKKDSIWSFLRNPKSMYIAEKKPGIKWIFTKETKKIGTLVCHNATTNFRGRQYTVWYTPEIPLPYGPWKFTGLPGLVLEAYDADFFVYFYFKNIEYPLKKEIKIDFIKESPDSEFLKWHTYDDYLKIAKLDIESDFEKMLVVAKDLGTFTPIKPEMDKRYIEIAE